The genomic DNA AAGAATTCTTTGTTAGTAACTAAAAGATTTCCAACGTCTCCTTTATTTAAAGCTAAAACCATATCGTCAAAGTTATCAAAAGTAATAATGTTACTATCAACATCATATCTTCTAGCTATATGTTGCTCAACACTATTTTTAAGGACACCTACAGTTCTAGGGGTGTTAGGATTACTTTCTAAATTGATAACATAAACACCTAGTTCAGATATTTTATTTGAAAATATAAAATCTTTAACACGTTCTTGAGTTTTTGAAAGTAGCATAATATCTACATCTTTATTATTTAAACTATCTATACTATATCCTTTATCAGTAACATCAATAAAATTTATATGTAAATTATTTTGTAGAATTCTAAAAACTTTAGGAGCAATTCCTTTATAAGAACCGCTAATTTCAGATTTGTATGAAATTAATGTATTACTGGCATTTTCGTAGACAACATTAAGAGATGATAGACTATTTAAATACTTCTTTTCCTCTGGTGTTAAAGACTCATAAAAGTTATTAAAAGCCTTAGCTTTATTTAGAGAAATAAGTCTGTTTAAAAAATACTCTCTAAAACCATTTTTTAAAATAGTATTAATTTTAGGAAGAAGATATTTATATTTTTCTGTAAGGGCAATGCTAACTCCAGTGGATTTACTCACATTAATTCCATATTTAGGTTTATACATAACAGGAGTAGATGTTAAAATTAAATTATCTTTATATTTGTCTAAGTTATCAACAGGAATTAGATAACTACGAAGGTCATTGTTATCTAAAATAGCATCTAAAATTTTTCTATATGATTCCATTTGAGGAGTATAAATGATTTTACCGTTTAAATCACCTAAAGCAAAAAGTTTTTGATTTTGGGATACTACAAAAAGTTCTTCAGAATATATACTCTCACTGAAATATAGATGCTTATCATATATATCATTTTTAGGGATTAAGGCAACGCCATCAATCTCATTTTTTTCAAGAGCTTCTTTTAAATTTTTGTATGAAATCTCTTTAAATGTTACATTTAATTTAAGATCGTTTATAAAAATTTTTTTGATAGAATCATTTAAAGATGGATTGTCATTAAAGCTTAAATTATAAAAAGGTTCATCTAAAAGAGCAATAGTAATAGCCGGTTCTTTAGTAAAAACCAAATTAAAAACTAGAAAAAAAGTGAATACCAAAAATCGAAAAAACATTAATCCTCCCATATGTTAAATATAATATAAAAATGTCAAATCAGAAGAGTATTATACCATAAATTCTAAAAATAAAAAACCCTTCAAAACATCTGAAGGGTTAAAAAATCTATTTGTTAAAATATTGAGAGTAAAGGATTTTATCCTCACCCACTGTTGCATCGTGTTTAATAACAATGTAAATATCATCAATAGATTTATTAGTGTCAACACAGTTTAAAATATCTTTGGCAACATTGTCGAAATTTAGCTTGGGAACTGTAAGTCCTTCTAACTCCACTTCAATATTCATACTGTTGTTTACAATTGTTACATCGTAGTCAGCCTTTTTTAAAACAGATGACATTTTAACTTTTAGTTGATCCTCTATACGATCTTCTAAAATATCTTGAGGCGAGTCGCTAGCAAAAGACAGTGCTGAGACAACTGTCATTAAAAATAAAAACTTTTTCATAGTGGTTTCTCCTTTGGTAAAACTTATTTTATAATTTATAGTAAGATATAAATATCTCCTTTATTAAAATGCCCTGAGAAAAACTCTTCCTCTATTAGGTGGAGGATGAATCAGAGCAATCTTTTTGGTTTTTTAGATTAAAATATTTAGAAATTATGGTATAATACAATAATAATAAAATTTAAAAAATGGAGGTGAAAAACTATGAAGACATATAATTTAGCTTTTAAATATAGAATCTATCCTAATGAAATTCAAACGAATACCATTAATGCAACTTTTGGTTGTACTAGACTTATATATAACAGATTCTTAGCTCAGAGAAAAGAATTGTATGAGACAGAAAAAAAATCTGTAACTTACAATACTCAAGCTAAAGAACTCCCCCTACTTAAAAATGAATTACCATTCTTAAAAGAGGTTGATTCTATCGCATTACAACAAGCTCTTAAAAATTTAGAAACCGCATATAAGAATTTTTTTCAGAAAAGAGCAGATTTTCCTAAGTTCAAATCTAAAAGGTCAAGTAGAAAATCATACAATACAGTATCTACAAGTAACAATATCAGAGTTGAAGGGAGTTATTTAAAACTCCCAAAGCTAGGTTTAGTTAAAATTAAACTTCATAGACAGATACCTCAAAATTATGTAATTAAATCAGCTACCATTAGCCAAGAACCTAACGGTGCTTACTACGTTTCTTTACTAACTGAGTTTGAAAAGGATATTAAAGAAGTTTCAAGCGATAACAATATTGTTGGGCTTGATTTTTCTATGTCAGAATTATTTGTTAGCTCTGAAAATCAAAGAGCTGACTATCCTAGATTTTTTAGAAAGTTAGAAACTAAATTAGCTAAAGCTCAAAGAGAACTATCTCGTAAAGTTAAATTCTCAAGTAATTGGAATAAGGCTAAATTAAAAGTTGCTAAAATCCACCAAACAATCAAAAACAGTAGAAAAGATTTTCTGCATAAATTATCAAAAGAACTTGTGACAAAATACAATGCCATATGTATTGAAGACCTTAATATGAAAGGTATGAGTGGAGCACTAAACTTTGGTAAATCTGTCTCTGATAACGGGTGGGGATTATTTACAACCATGCTTCAATACAAATCAATGTTTTTAGGTAAACAAGTAATTAAAATTGACAAGTGGTTTCCATCGTCAAAAACTTGTTCATTTTGTGGTGCTATAAAAACTGAATTGCCACTATCTTCAAGAGTTTACAAATGTGATGAATGTAACTCAGAGATAGATAGAGACCTAAACGCAAGTATAAATATTCGTGAGGTTGGTAGAAGTCTACTAGCCTATTAAAATATATATATCAGGGTAGGAACTACCCGCAGAGCGTGATTAATATATCTGACATGAGTCAGATACTTCCCACGAAGCCCTGCCCTCTATTTAAGGCAGTGGTAGTTCACCTCTTTAATAAACTTTAGATTGGCAATTCGTTCACTTATTTCAGAGAGTTTAAGATGAAATCTATTTGCCATAGAAAGTAACAGTGCCTTAGAAAAAGGTTTTGTAAGGTATCCATCAGCACCATTTTCACCATTTTCAGCTTCATCCACTGAAAATCCATCCTTTTCTAAAATTGTCCTAGTGAGTTTTCTTAAACTCAAAGTGTCTTCAACAACTAGTATCATTTTTGTTTTTTCATCTCCCTAAGCTTTAAGTACTTAACGCTTGTATAAAGTGAACTGAAAATAGAAAGAGCCAAACCTTCAACACCATCTAAAAACCCCAATCTAAAAATATACATTCTTAAAAACTTAAAAATAGGGTTTATAACAATATTAAAAAATCCAGCACTTTTATTTTTTCCAAGGGCAACAGTGGCTCCTTCAGTTGTATATCTATTAAAT from Candidatus Cetobacterium colombiensis includes the following:
- a CDS encoding RNA-guided endonuclease TnpB family protein encodes the protein MKTYNLAFKYRIYPNEIQTNTINATFGCTRLIYNRFLAQRKELYETEKKSVTYNTQAKELPLLKNELPFLKEVDSIALQQALKNLETAYKNFFQKRADFPKFKSKRSSRKSYNTVSTSNNIRVEGSYLKLPKLGLVKIKLHRQIPQNYVIKSATISQEPNGAYYVSLLTEFEKDIKEVSSDNNIVGLDFSMSELFVSSENQRADYPRFFRKLETKLAKAQRELSRKVKFSSNWNKAKLKVAKIHQTIKNSRKDFLHKLSKELVTKYNAICIEDLNMKGMSGALNFGKSVSDNGWGLFTTMLQYKSMFLGKQVIKIDKWFPSSKTCSFCGAIKTELPLSSRVYKCDECNSEIDRDLNASINIREVGRSLLAY
- a CDS encoding response regulator, with the translated sequence MILVVEDTLSLRKLTRTILEKDGFSVDEAENGENGADGYLTKPFSKALLLSMANRFHLKLSEISERIANLKFIKEVNYHCLK